The nucleotide sequence CATGGAAATTTCCACATCTATAATTCCGCAGAAATTCCCGCTATTTCCATCTAGCAAGTTCAGCTTATTCGTCAAATAGATAAATCCACCACATTCTCCATAGATTTTTACTCCATTTTCATAAGCCTGCCTTATGCTTTTCTTCGTGGAAACATTTTCAGACAATTCTTTCCAGTAAAGTTCGGGATAGCCTCCGCCAAGATAGATCATATCCAGGTTTTCCGGTATTTTTTCATCTTTTATAGGACTGAATTCGACTATTTCCAAGCCTGAGAATTTCATAAGCGAAAGATTTGACTCATAGTAAAAGGAAAATGCCCTATCTTTGGCAATTCCCACACGTTTTCCTTTATACTTGCCCTTCAAGCCTTTTATTGGCTCAAAACAGTCCATATCTCCCTTAACTTGAAATTCTTCTGCTATTTCATAAATTCTTTCCAAATTTAAGCAATTTTGTGCAATTTTTTTAAACAGCTGTTTCTTTTCCTCAAGTTCTTTTGAACCTTTCAGTTCAAAAGCCTGTTTCAACCCCAAATGTCTGCTTTCCACCGATAATTTCTCATTTTTCGGCAAATATCCTACGCATTCTATCCCTGTAAATCTTTCTACCGCTTCCTTCAAGTTCAAGTATAGCTTTTCAGAAGAAACATTATTTAAAATAATACCCTTTATTTTAACATTTTTGTCAAACAATTTGAAACCCAGAACTTCGGCAGCTATACTTGTGGAGATTCCTTTTGCGTTAACTACGAGAATTACTGGAATATCAAGTATTCTTGATACATGAGCTGTACTAAAATTATCCTTTTCATGCCCAATTCCATCATAAAGCCCCATAACTCCCTCGACTATAGCGATATTACTGCCTTTTGCTCCTGTTTCAAATATATGCCTTAATGTGTTTTCGTCAAACATAAATGCATCCAGATTATAAGACTTGTTTCCTGTGAAAAGTTCATGATAGCCAGGATCAATGTAGTCAGGACCTACCTTAAAAGGTGCCACGTTTTCAAAAGCCGACATTAATATGCTGCTTACTGTAGTTTTCCCACTACCACTCATTGCTCCTGATATAAGTATTTTTTTCATAACAAGTTTTTTTCCTCCAAAAATTTATAGTAATCATTTTCATCAAGATTTTTATACTTGAGATAGCTTTTTATTTTCAGTACATTTGGAATATTCAAATTTAATTTCTTCAAAAATTCAAAATCCTCAAAAACCTCGTCCCTGCTCCCTTGCCGTACAATTCTCCCTTTTTCAAGCACATAGATATAATCAGCAAATTCATAGGCAAAATCAGTATCATGCGTTGATACTACCATCGTTTTCCCCGCTTTGGAAAAGTTATCCAAAATTTCTGACACTCTTTTTGTATTTCTAGAATCAAGCCACGCAGTTGGTTCATCCAGAATGAGCAGTTCTGGCTCCATTGCTGTAATTGCAGCTATTGAGACCCTTTTTTTCTGTCCATAGCTCAGATGATGACAAGGTCTATCTTTTAAATCTGTTATATTGATTTCTTCCATTGCCCTGTTTACATTTTCTTCCACTTTTTCACTGGAATAGCCAAGATTTTCAGGCCCATAGGCTACTTCCTGAAACACTAAAGGAGCAAAAATTTGTATTTCGGGATCTTGAAAAATTATCCCAACTTTTCTTCTCAGATCTTCCAAATCCTTTTTTTTATGTTTTATTTTTTCCCCTTCAAAATAGATACTGCCCTTTTGCGCCTGCAAAAGTCCGTTCATTATTAAAAATAAAGTTGATTTTCCTGAGCCATTTTCCCCAAGAAATAATGTTTTTCTACCTTTTTCAATATTCAAAGTTATATCTTTCAGAGCCTCTGTTTCTTTATCATACGAAAAGGTTATATTTTCAAGTCTAAGCATTGTATTTTACCACCAGATATAAGTTTATTGCAAATATTATTATTACAAAAATTATTTCAAACCCAATTTTTTTATATTTTCTATGAGAAAAGATAAACTCTTTTCCCATCCGTGATTCCACAGCCTTTATAGAATTCAGATTATAGTAGTATGTTTTTTTTAATATGGCGACTACCAGCATCGGAAATGACTTCATCCCATTTTTAAAGCTGCTGTATCCCAGCCTTACTTCCTGTGCATTCTGCAACTTTTCTTTATTATCAAATAATAAAAATATATATCTGTAAATTAACAGAAACATTTCCCTAAATATTTTAGGAAATTTCATTTTTTCAAATATATAATCCAGATCTATAACAGGCGTTGAGCAGATAAGGAAATAAATTACTGTTATCGAAGAAAATGAACGAAGTAAGAATGTCCATATATCCGCCTTTATAAGTAGCAGCGAAATTACAGTCGTTAAAATAAATAAAGCCGGAATAAAGTTCAGCTTTAACAAGTCACCTATTTTCACTTTTACGACAAATAAAAGAAGTAAATTAAACAGTATAAAATTAAAAACAAATACTATTTTACTTCCAGTATAAAGTAAAAATATTAATGTCGTCATTGACAATATAAACTTTACTCCGGGATTTATATTTTTTATGGGATTTGTATAAGATATTTTATCTATCAGCATTTTTTCTTTCACCTTTGAAATAGCCTAATACATATCCTACAATTCCTGCACCTAATGCTGCCTGTAATGCAAACAGCAGACTTTCAGTTTCATCTCCTGGTAATTCTATTAAATTTTTAGCCCATGGCTCATAATCAGGTTTTATAGTTTTTATTACTTCTTCTCCCTTGTCATCAGAACCGCCAAATTCAGATTTTACGAGAAATAAAGGAATGACACCTATTAAAATTATTGCAATTATTAAAATAATATTCTTTTTAAATACACTTTTGTTCTTATTTTCCGACATTATGCTTCCACCCCTTTTACATTGTATTTTTCAAGTATATTCATCACTACATTTGTAAGCAGCCCTTCAATGATAGCAAGAGGAATCTGAGTTACTGCAAACACCGCTCCAAATTTGATAAATGAAGCCAACATTCCACCTTGAGGTGATGGGTATGCAAGTGCAAGCTGTAAAGATGTAACCACATATGTAGCAAGATCTCCTATTGCTG is from Leptotrichia trevisanii DSM 22070 and encodes:
- a CDS encoding cobyrinate a,c-diamide synthase, with translation MKKILISGAMSGSGKTTVSSILMSAFENVAPFKVGPDYIDPGYHELFTGNKSYNLDAFMFDENTLRHIFETGAKGSNIAIVEGVMGLYDGIGHEKDNFSTAHVSRILDIPVILVVNAKGISTSIAAEVLGFKLFDKNVKIKGIILNNVSSEKLYLNLKEAVERFTGIECVGYLPKNEKLSVESRHLGLKQAFELKGSKELEEKKQLFKKIAQNCLNLERIYEIAEEFQVKGDMDCFEPIKGLKGKYKGKRVGIAKDRAFSFYYESNLSLMKFSGLEIVEFSPIKDEKIPENLDMIYLGGGYPELYWKELSENVSTKKSIRQAYENGVKIYGECGGFIYLTNKLNLLDGNSGNFCGIIDVEISMKNRLNIGRFGYINIKTENGICTKGHEFHYSEISVDNEKEKFFKIEKNDGRNWVCGYKKKSLLAGYPHISFYSNIEFFKYLIEEL
- a CDS encoding energy-coupling factor ABC transporter ATP-binding protein; its protein translation is MLRLENITFSYDKETEALKDITLNIEKGRKTLFLGENGSGKSTLFLIMNGLLQAQKGSIYFEGEKIKHKKKDLEDLRRKVGIIFQDPEIQIFAPLVFQEVAYGPENLGYSSEKVEENVNRAMEEINITDLKDRPCHHLSYGQKKRVSIAAITAMEPELLILDEPTAWLDSRNTKRVSEILDNFSKAGKTMVVSTHDTDFAYEFADYIYVLEKGRIVRQGSRDEVFEDFEFLKKLNLNIPNVLKIKSYLKYKNLDENDYYKFLEEKNLL
- a CDS encoding CbiQ family ECF transporter T component, with the protein product MLIDKISYTNPIKNINPGVKFILSMTTLIFLLYTGSKIVFVFNFILFNLLLLFVVKVKIGDLLKLNFIPALFILTTVISLLLIKADIWTFLLRSFSSITVIYFLICSTPVIDLDYIFEKMKFPKIFREMFLLIYRYIFLLFDNKEKLQNAQEVRLGYSSFKNGMKSFPMLVVAILKKTYYYNLNSIKAVESRMGKEFIFSHRKYKKIGFEIIFVIIIFAINLYLVVKYNA
- a CDS encoding energy-coupling factor ABC transporter substrate-binding protein gives rise to the protein MSENKNKSVFKKNIILIIAIILIGVIPLFLVKSEFGGSDDKGEEVIKTIKPDYEPWAKNLIELPGDETESLLFALQAALGAGIVGYVLGYFKGERKNADR